The following are from one region of the Ananas comosus cultivar F153 unplaced genomic scaffold, ASM154086v1, whole genome shotgun sequence genome:
- the LOC109704371 gene encoding zinc transporter 10-like, whose product MLHDVEAALTNPCLLRFPWRCFPFSVFVAMAAALATLVLDFLATQFYERKHRAAADAETDATAEDDEGRSITTAALEPPVDEDEGSAKGGDAVDIIRIRAHVAAHGHSHHHHGLNKYI is encoded by the coding sequence ATGCTCCACGACGTCGAGGCCGCGCTCACTAACCCCTGCCTCCTCCGCTTCCCCTGGCGCTGCTTCCCCTTCTCCGTCTTCGTCGCCAtggccgccgccctcgccaccCTCGTCCTCGACTTCCTTGCCACCCAATTCTACGAGCGCAAGcaccgcgccgccgccgacgccgagaCCGACGCCACGGCAGAAGACGACGAGGGGCGCTCCATCACCACGGCGGCGCTGGAGCCACCCGTGGACGAGGACGAGGGCTCCGCCAAGGGCGGCGACGCGGTGGACATCATCAGGATTCGCGCGCACGTGGCGGCGCACGGCcacagccaccaccaccacggattaaataaatatatttaa